A genomic segment from Ptychodera flava strain L36383 chromosome 8, AS_Pfla_20210202, whole genome shotgun sequence encodes:
- the LOC139139510 gene encoding uncharacterized protein — MQMITTVLGLHKNHIPTAISQIEGCLVDIKDWMTSNKLQLNDGKTEILLIRSRYDHSPITIDSIQVGSSSIQLADAARNIGFLFDSSHDFKKHIIQTCQSIYLLIRRIGFIRKYLSQQTCLTLMYSTLSAKLDYSNSLLYGLPDSYIRLLQRAQNSAARLITKTRKRDHITPILKELHWLPVSYRIQFKILLLTYKSIHGLAPSYLAELIEVNTPSRSLRSSLQTTLKVPRTRLKSYGDRSFSYSSSILWNKLPAPLRSAPDIRTFRSLLKTHFFKRAYL; from the coding sequence ATGCAGATGATAACCACTGTACTTGGCCTTCACAAAAATCATATTCCAACAGCAATTTCTCAAATCGAAGGTTGTCTGGTTGACATTAAAGATTGGATGacatcaaacaaattacaaCTCAACGATGGCAAAACAGAAATCCTCCTTATTCGTTCACGATATGATCACTCACCAATCACCATTGACAGCATTCAAGTTGGATCAAGTTCCATTCAACTGGCAGACGCAGCACGCAATATTGGATTCCTGTTTGACAGTAGCCACGATTTCAAGAAACACATAATTCAGACCTGTCAGAGCATCTATCTACTTATCCGCCGTATTGGATTCATCAGGAAATATCTCTCTCAACAGACTTGTCTGACTCTCATGTATTCAACTCTTTCTGCCAAGCTAGACTACAGCAACTCCCTACTCTACGGTTTACCGGACTCATACATCAGATTACTACAAAGAGCACAAAACTCGGCTGCCCGTCTCATCACAAAAACAAGGAAAAGGGATCACATTACACCAATCCTGAAGGAACTTCACTGGCTCCCCGTGTCTTACAGAATtcagttcaaaatcctacttctcACATATAAATCAATACATGGACTCGCTCCTTCATACCTGGCCGAACTCATTGAAGTCAACACCCCTAGCAGATCTCTACGATCAAGTCTACAAACCACACTTAAAGTTCCACGAACTCGGTTAAAATCATACGGTGACAGATCCTTCTCCTATTCCTCATCAATTCTATGGAACAAACTGCCAGCTCCTCTTCGATCAGCCCCGGACATTCGCACCTTCAGATCTCTGCTTAAGACTCATTTCTTCAAGAGAGCTTACCTGTGA